The Candidatus Binataceae bacterium genome includes a region encoding these proteins:
- a CDS encoding HEAT repeat domain-containing protein has protein sequence MRDGIDIGIDSLADALGDPARTLDALMHLAENGDVQLSPRALDALARCLGAESKAIQRRAADAFAAIALHDNRAQLKLREVLDSSDLRARWPAAYALARLGAGEHAHHAADALFAALANDDGDVRWAASGLVLLLGEANRETVIGRLLTLAHDDNAVARRMALYCLRDLRASGPAVLEAIESASRAGSHHLRLAALAALVRLENSREAAAEIALRCLESDPDPGVRRAAAATLGTIANSSPRMRAALERAASTEGDESMQRAARSALTRMEQR, from the coding sequence ATGAGAGACGGTATCGACATCGGGATTGATTCGCTCGCCGACGCGCTGGGCGATCCCGCGCGCACACTCGACGCGCTGATGCACCTTGCCGAAAACGGCGACGTACAGCTCTCGCCGCGCGCGCTTGACGCTCTCGCGCGATGCCTCGGGGCCGAGAGCAAAGCGATTCAGCGCCGCGCCGCAGACGCCTTCGCTGCGATCGCGCTACATGACAATCGCGCGCAGCTCAAGCTGCGCGAGGTGCTCGATAGCAGCGACCTGCGCGCGCGATGGCCCGCGGCCTACGCGCTCGCGCGGCTCGGCGCCGGAGAGCATGCGCATCATGCGGCGGACGCGCTCTTCGCCGCGCTCGCAAACGATGACGGCGATGTCAGATGGGCCGCGTCGGGTCTCGTGCTGCTTCTCGGCGAAGCGAATCGTGAGACGGTGATCGGCCGCCTGCTGACACTGGCACACGATGATAATGCGGTCGCGCGCCGGATGGCCCTCTATTGTTTGCGCGATCTCCGCGCGAGCGGTCCCGCCGTGCTCGAAGCGATCGAGTCCGCCAGCCGCGCCGGCTCGCATCATCTACGACTCGCCGCGCTGGCGGCACTCGTGCGGCTTGAAAACTCGCGCGAGGCGGCGGCCGAAATTGCCCTGCGATGTCTCGAATCAGATCCCGATCCCGGTGTGCGGCGCGCGGCGGCCGCAACCCTCGGCACGATTGCCAATTCTTCGCCGCGGATGCGCGCGGCGCTCGAGCGCGCCGCCTCAACTGAAGGCGACGAATCGATGCAGCGTGCGGCACGCTCGGCGCTCACGCGGATGGAGCAGCGCTGA
- the lptG gene encoding LPS export ABC transporter permease LptG gives MNLRPRLSPVIDRFLAGQFFGPFLVCLAAFTSAYLLGDMFDRFDDLIHYGGLGLLGLEYFALKLPLIVSQVLPVASLAGVLLGFAILNRSGEVLACQQLGVSRLEMAVPVLFVAILISGFNFVLSETIVPAATREAKYLYDVQLKKRKLKAVFAAHRIWVRAHDGFVSADSYDSRHQQLFGITRYSLGKDFGLHAIERATSASWNGRQWIPDNMRTYQLVGSDVTRGENHRLDLGLAPADFSLLKLDPEEFSLWELNRYIQDLRSKGLDPGGYIVDRDLKYAMPLACLIMVALGMVLSLDPLPRHLSLGRSFGLAIVIGFGYWLALGITSSFGRSGLLQPWVAAWIPNVMFSMIAVSIFLFGEEH, from the coding sequence ATGAACCTGCGTCCCCGCCTTTCGCCAGTTATCGATCGGTTCCTGGCCGGCCAGTTCTTCGGCCCATTCCTTGTCTGCCTGGCGGCCTTTACTTCCGCGTACCTGCTCGGTGACATGTTCGATCGCTTCGACGATTTGATTCATTACGGAGGTCTCGGGCTCCTCGGTCTCGAATACTTCGCGCTCAAGTTGCCGCTGATCGTGTCGCAGGTGTTGCCGGTCGCGAGCCTCGCCGGAGTGTTGCTCGGCTTTGCGATTCTGAATCGCTCGGGCGAAGTGCTGGCCTGCCAGCAACTCGGCGTGAGCCGCCTCGAGATGGCGGTGCCGGTGCTGTTCGTGGCGATCCTGATCTCGGGGTTCAACTTTGTATTGAGTGAGACCATCGTTCCCGCCGCGACGCGGGAGGCGAAATATCTCTACGACGTGCAGCTGAAGAAGCGCAAGCTCAAGGCCGTTTTCGCGGCGCATCGAATCTGGGTGCGCGCGCACGACGGTTTCGTATCGGCGGACAGTTACGACAGCCGCCATCAGCAGCTCTTCGGCATCACGCGCTATTCGCTCGGCAAGGATTTCGGCCTCCACGCGATCGAGCGCGCGACGAGTGCAAGCTGGAACGGCCGGCAATGGATCCCCGACAATATGCGCACCTATCAGCTGGTGGGCAGCGATGTGACGCGCGGCGAAAATCACCGCCTCGATCTCGGCCTCGCGCCCGCGGATTTCAGCTTGCTCAAGCTGGACCCGGAGGAATTCAGTCTCTGGGAACTGAACCGCTATATCCAGGATTTGCGCAGCAAGGGCCTCGACCCGGGCGGCTATATTGTCGATCGCGATCTGAAATACGCGATGCCGCTGGCATGCCTGATCATGGTCGCGCTCGGGATGGTGCTGAGCCTCGACCCGCTGCCGCGCCATCTGAGTCTCGGCCGGAGCTTCGGCCTCGCGATCGTGATCGGCTTCGGCTATTGGCTCGCGCTCGGAATTACGTCGTCGTTCGGGCGCTCGGGTCTGCTCCAGCCATGGGTCGCGGCGTGGATACCGAACGTGATGTTCTCGATGATCGCCGTGTCGATTTTTCTTTTCGGCGAAGAGCACTGA
- the lptF gene encoding LPS export ABC transporter permease LptF, which yields MRLLPKITIPGFAIIDRYVAREVLAPFAVGVGLLTFALVTARLLKLTEMVVNHGVSVGDVLGLIGYIMPAFLEMTFPMAVLLGVLLGFGRMSGDQEMTAARACGVSLYRLAIPVLAVALVVYAISSWFAFSLRPWANSNLTHKLFELSETTSTAGLKEKIFNANFPGLVVYVDEMSSENQMLKGVMISDSRDPKQQNTIIARSGIIVPASQGVVTLRLFDGSIYGVEPKSESSHITSFRIYDLSVQPMESMGVRAQDPEELPYAALVAQIRKAREEGKPDYEAETELAGKYTIPFATMLFAIIGIPLGLKPARGGHSERFGVAVGLFFIYYSLMRVGETLAQRGKLNAFVAMSLPDIAFVILAIWLFTRAASDRGDQGRGPGDFIWDLVERYERGRAAA from the coding sequence ATGAGACTGCTGCCTAAAATCACGATTCCCGGCTTTGCGATCATCGATCGCTACGTCGCGCGCGAGGTGCTGGCGCCGTTTGCGGTCGGCGTCGGCTTGCTGACCTTCGCGCTCGTCACCGCGCGCCTCTTGAAGCTCACCGAAATGGTCGTGAATCACGGCGTGTCGGTTGGTGACGTGCTGGGACTTATCGGCTACATCATGCCGGCCTTTCTCGAGATGACCTTTCCGATGGCGGTGCTGCTGGGCGTCCTGCTCGGATTCGGGCGGATGTCCGGCGACCAGGAGATGACCGCGGCGCGGGCCTGCGGCGTGAGCCTCTATCGTCTGGCGATCCCGGTGCTCGCGGTCGCGCTGGTCGTCTATGCGATCTCGAGCTGGTTTGCGTTCTCGCTGAGGCCGTGGGCCAATTCAAATCTCACGCACAAACTCTTCGAGCTGTCCGAGACCACGAGCACCGCGGGCCTCAAGGAAAAGATCTTCAACGCGAATTTCCCGGGCCTCGTCGTCTATGTCGATGAAATGTCGTCGGAAAATCAGATGCTCAAGGGCGTGATGATTTCCGATTCGCGCGACCCCAAGCAGCAGAACACGATCATCGCGCGCAGCGGAATCATCGTCCCCGCCAGCCAGGGCGTAGTCACGCTGCGCCTGTTCGACGGTTCGATCTATGGCGTTGAGCCCAAGTCCGAGTCGAGCCATATCACAAGCTTCCGCATTTATGATCTGAGCGTGCAGCCAATGGAGTCCATGGGCGTGCGCGCGCAGGATCCCGAGGAGTTGCCCTACGCCGCGCTGGTTGCGCAGATTCGCAAGGCACGCGAAGAGGGCAAGCCCGATTACGAGGCCGAGACCGAGCTTGCGGGCAAGTATACGATCCCATTCGCGACAATGCTGTTTGCGATTATCGGAATTCCCCTGGGCCTCAAGCCCGCGCGCGGCGGCCATTCGGAGCGGTTCGGCGTCGCGGTCGGACTGTTCTTCATTTACTACTCACTGATGCGCGTGGGCGAGACGCTCGCGCAGCGCGGCAAGCTCAACGCGTTCGTCGCGATGAGCCTGCCCGATATCGCGTTTGTAATTCTCGCCATATGGCTCTTCACGCGCGCCGCGAGCGATCGCGGCGACCAGGGCCGCGGTCCCGGCGACTTCATCTGGGATCTGGTCGAACGCTACGAACGGGGCCGCGCGGCAGCATGA